Proteins from one Algicella marina genomic window:
- a CDS encoding 4Fe-4S dicluster domain-containing protein, protein MRLLSTARRPVHLGPYPLETLKRVEAADFTGIAPTEALAFERLETPHSLVNAMGEYQAMMDTIRGGMVNPVRSEVPSDPVERAAHLKAFGYFSDASMMGVCRLPEGAALAKPHRNPDIARLAEDLRTRQTKTLASGIDLIMADLRDSVAEPREDITGHGHALVILNEYLRDPTADEPGAEWISEAQAHRACLRASETAVVLANYLRVLGFGAVAHTGTSADVCLNRLAVAAGLGVVEDGAVVVPWLGRRFGLAVVTTECEVAPDAPLAPMAAQPLGSVAWRLGRAGKGALNRDPFAKRHYVDGAHPFETLKRVDRPTTYIDEPNVARVPKRTDMFARAQFGDMGPALQAEAAGGKYARKAAPSMAQRRMLGAFVLLQDGPAEGPPQATEAERNAANVKAAAYFLGVDAVGISRCPEWTWYSHDATGAPIEPSHDQAISMIVDQGYETMEGASGDDWISVAQSMRAYLRFSLLGGVIAKQIRRMGYSAKAHSVMDGEVLQPPLLLLAGLGEVSRIGEVILNPFLGPRLKSGVVTTDMPLAHDRPVDFGLQRFCEACNKCARECPSGAITAGPKLMFNGYEIWKSDSQKCASYRIGTEGGAMCGRCMKTCPWNLEGLFAEAPFRWAAMHMPGAAPVLAKLDDMAGRGGLNPVKKWWWDLALQADGSYRPTDAPVNARGLQRDLDLKYEDQTLAVYPATLAPPPWPYPFPMDREAGIEAYQALITAEEYQRRAAAGEDVAHRYNVPGDAPVLRVEVVTAERMSDAVTKYEFAALDGSALPEWTAGAHLDIVVAPEYLRQYSMSGNPADRSRYQIGVLREDAGRGGSALLHRIFTVGRKVFISKPINHFELVEDAGRTFLMGGGIGVTPMIAMAHRLHVLGREFALHYSVTTRAAAGYLDDLSAVPWAERVRLHVSDEGSRADLGTILGDYRPGDHVYTCGPAAYMDAVMAAASAFPEEARHLEYFTVPEVPERENLPFVLRLKSGRELEVPAEKSATDVLAAAGVAVDVKCSDGICGVCRCGLIAGDVDHRDFVLSKAQRATSVILCQSRAAAAGGVIEVDL, encoded by the coding sequence ATGCGGCTGCTTTCAACCGCGCGGCGGCCCGTGCATCTGGGCCCCTATCCGCTGGAGACGCTGAAGCGGGTGGAGGCGGCGGATTTCACCGGCATTGCCCCCACGGAAGCGCTGGCCTTCGAACGGCTGGAGACGCCGCATTCGCTGGTCAACGCCATGGGCGAGTACCAGGCGATGATGGATACCATCCGTGGCGGCATGGTAAACCCGGTGCGATCGGAAGTGCCGTCGGACCCTGTGGAGCGGGCGGCGCATCTGAAGGCGTTCGGCTACTTTTCCGATGCGTCGATGATGGGGGTGTGCCGGTTGCCGGAGGGAGCCGCGCTGGCGAAACCACATCGCAACCCGGACATTGCACGGCTGGCGGAGGATCTGCGGACGCGGCAGACGAAGACGCTGGCTTCGGGCATCGACCTGATCATGGCCGATCTGCGGGATTCGGTTGCGGAGCCGCGCGAGGACATCACCGGACACGGCCATGCGTTGGTGATCCTCAACGAATATCTGCGTGATCCCACCGCGGATGAACCGGGGGCGGAGTGGATCAGCGAAGCGCAGGCGCATCGGGCCTGCCTGCGGGCGAGCGAGACGGCGGTGGTGCTGGCCAACTACCTGCGGGTGCTGGGCTTCGGGGCCGTGGCTCATACCGGCACAAGCGCGGATGTCTGCCTGAACCGGCTGGCGGTGGCTGCAGGCCTGGGCGTGGTGGAGGATGGCGCGGTTGTGGTGCCGTGGCTGGGGCGCAGGTTCGGGCTGGCGGTGGTGACGACGGAGTGCGAGGTCGCGCCGGATGCGCCGCTGGCACCGATGGCAGCACAGCCGCTGGGCAGCGTTGCGTGGCGGCTGGGACGTGCGGGCAAGGGGGCATTGAACCGCGACCCGTTCGCAAAGCGGCACTATGTGGACGGAGCGCATCCTTTCGAGACGCTGAAGCGGGTGGACCGGCCCACGACATACATAGACGAACCGAACGTGGCGCGGGTGCCGAAGCGCACCGACATGTTCGCGCGTGCCCAGTTCGGCGACATGGGGCCGGCGTTGCAGGCGGAGGCGGCGGGCGGCAAATACGCCCGCAAGGCAGCGCCATCTATGGCGCAGCGGCGGATGCTGGGGGCTTTCGTGCTGTTGCAGGACGGACCGGCAGAAGGCCCACCGCAGGCGACGGAGGCGGAGCGCAATGCCGCCAACGTGAAGGCTGCGGCGTATTTTCTCGGTGTCGATGCGGTTGGCATTTCGCGCTGCCCGGAATGGACATGGTACAGCCACGATGCCACCGGCGCGCCGATCGAGCCCAGCCACGATCAGGCAATTTCGATGATCGTGGATCAGGGCTACGAGACGATGGAAGGTGCCAGCGGCGATGACTGGATCAGCGTCGCGCAGTCGATGCGGGCATATCTGCGGTTCTCGCTGCTGGGAGGCGTGATAGCCAAGCAGATCCGGCGGATGGGGTACAGCGCCAAGGCCCATTCGGTGATGGATGGCGAGGTGTTGCAGCCGCCGCTGTTGCTGCTGGCGGGGCTGGGCGAGGTGAGCCGGATTGGCGAGGTGATCCTGAACCCGTTTCTCGGACCTCGGCTGAAATCCGGCGTGGTGACGACGGACATGCCGCTGGCGCATGACAGGCCGGTTGATTTCGGGCTGCAACGCTTTTGCGAGGCTTGCAACAAATGCGCCCGCGAATGCCCCTCTGGCGCCATCACCGCCGGGCCGAAGCTGATGTTCAACGGGTACGAGATCTGGAAATCCGACAGCCAGAAATGCGCGTCCTACCGGATCGGCACCGAGGGCGGAGCGATGTGCGGGCGTTGCATGAAGACCTGCCCGTGGAACCTGGAGGGACTGTTCGCCGAGGCGCCGTTCCGCTGGGCGGCGATGCACATGCCGGGGGCGGCGCCGGTGCTGGCGAAGCTCGACGACATGGCCGGACGCGGCGGGCTCAACCCGGTCAAGAAATGGTGGTGGGATCTGGCTTTGCAGGCGGATGGAAGCTACCGGCCGACAGATGCGCCGGTAAACGCGCGGGGGCTGCAGCGGGATCTTGACCTGAAATACGAGGACCAGACGCTTGCGGTCTACCCCGCGACGCTTGCCCCGCCGCCGTGGCCTTACCCGTTCCCCATGGACCGGGAGGCGGGGATCGAGGCGTATCAGGCGCTGATCACCGCCGAGGAATACCAGCGGCGGGCGGCGGCGGGCGAGGACGTGGCGCACCGCTACAACGTGCCCGGCGATGCGCCGGTGTTGCGGGTGGAGGTGGTAACGGCAGAACGGATGAGCGACGCCGTGACGAAGTACGAATTCGCGGCGCTGGATGGCAGCGCGTTGCCTGAGTGGACGGCGGGCGCGCATCTCGACATCGTCGTGGCGCCTGAATACTTGCGGCAATACTCGATGTCGGGCAATCCGGCGGACCGCAGCCGCTACCAGATCGGCGTGCTGCGCGAGGATGCCGGACGCGGCGGCTCGGCGCTGTTGCACCGGATTTTCACCGTGGGGCGGAAGGTTTTCATCTCGAAGCCGATCAACCATTTCGAATTGGTGGAGGATGCGGGGCGCACGTTCCTGATGGGCGGTGGGATCGGGGTGACGCCGATGATCGCGATGGCGCACCGGTTGCATGTGCTTGGACGGGAGTTCGCGCTGCATTACTCGGTGACAACGCGGGCGGCGGCGGGATATCTGGATGATCTTTCGGCGGTGCCCTGGGCGGAGCGGGTGCGGCTGCATGTCTCCGATGAGGGCAGCCGGGCCGATCTTGGTACCATTCTTGGCGATTACCGGCCGGGAGATCATGTCTATACCTGCGGGCCGGCGGCCTACATGGATGCTGTGATGGCGGCGGCTTCGGCGTTTCCGGAGGAGGCGCGGCACCTTGAGTATTTCACCGTGCCGGAGGTGCCCGAGCGGGAGAACCTGCCTTTCGTGCTGCGTCTGAAATCGGGACGCGAGCTTGAAGTGCCGGCAGAGAAGAGCGCCACGGACGTGCTGGCGGCGGCAGGTGTGGCGGTGGACGTGAAGTGCTCGGACGGGATTTGCGGGGTTTGCCGCTGCGGGCTGATCGCGGGCGACGTGGACCACCGGGATTTCGTGCTGTCGAAGGCGCAGCGGGCAACCTCCGTGATCCTCTGCCAGAGTCGGGCGGCCGCGGCGGGCGGGGTGATCGAGGTCGATCTCTGA
- a CDS encoding Pr6Pr family membrane protein: protein MKWQRIAFAVVGLAAAVTVLVQYDINVERRGGYWPAAVSFFGYFTIWTNILVACVCLWLARMGAWRDVHVSLASATTMFILFVGGVYHALLAADHNPRGLAAVTNLFLHYLIPAGMLTLWLVFVPKGRLGWGAALAWIVFPAVYLCFALVRGEVIGRYPYFFINVADYGYRQVLINAAGFTALLLVLGLGFVVVDRLLARGSRTVA from the coding sequence ATGAAGTGGCAACGCATCGCTTTCGCGGTGGTCGGGCTGGCGGCGGCGGTGACGGTGCTGGTGCAATACGATATCAACGTCGAGAGGCGGGGCGGCTACTGGCCGGCGGCCGTCTCGTTCTTCGGGTACTTCACGATCTGGACCAACATCCTCGTCGCCTGTGTTTGCCTTTGGCTGGCACGGATGGGGGCGTGGCGGGATGTGCATGTCTCGCTGGCGAGTGCGACGACGATGTTCATCCTGTTCGTCGGGGGCGTCTATCACGCCCTGCTGGCCGCCGACCACAACCCGCGCGGATTGGCGGCCGTGACCAACCTGTTTCTGCATTACCTGATACCGGCCGGGATGTTGACGCTGTGGCTGGTGTTCGTGCCCAAGGGCCGGCTGGGATGGGGGGCGGCGTTGGCGTGGATCGTGTTTCCGGCAGTCTACCTCTGCTTTGCGCTGGTGCGGGGCGAGGTTATCGGGCGCTATCCCTATTTCTTCATCAACGTAGCCGACTACGGCTACCGTCAGGTCCTGATCAACGCCGCCGGCTTCACGGCGCTGCTGCTGGTGCTGGGGCTGGGCTTCGTGGTGGTCGACAGGCTTCTGGCGCGCGGCTCGCGGACGGTGGCCTGA
- a CDS encoding DUF2834 domain-containing protein, with product MSPLRIAYLVLTIIGTILPMIYFIRWFQENGWSLTQMITVAWHANPATTGLTYDLTIAAITLTLFIIVESRVRKDFLPLIAIPATYCIGVSCGLPLYLLLRSRSLD from the coding sequence ATGTCGCCGCTCCGCATTGCCTACCTGGTTCTGACCATCATCGGCACCATCCTGCCGATGATCTATTTCATCCGCTGGTTTCAGGAAAACGGCTGGTCGCTAACGCAGATGATCACTGTCGCATGGCACGCCAATCCTGCCACAACCGGTCTGACCTATGACCTGACGATAGCAGCTATCACTTTGACATTGTTCATCATTGTAGAGAGTCGTGTCCGAAAGGACTTCTTGCCGCTGATCGCCATTCCCGCCACTTACTGCATCGGCGTAAGCTGCGGTCTGCCGCTTTACCTCCTCCTTCGCTCCCGTTCACTGGACTGA
- the lysA gene encoding diaminopimelate decarboxylase, protein MDHFLYRDGILHAEDVSIPEVAAAVGTPFYLYSTATLTRHYQVVSDALEGMPHLICYAMKANSNQAVIKLLGDLGAGMDVVSGGEYHRARAAGIPGEKIVFSGVGKTVAEMELALTGGIRQFNIESEPEMLTLSKVAQKLGVTAPITIRVNPDVDAKTHAKIATGKSENKFGIPISKAREAYAQASQLPGLKVVGIDVHIGSQLTDLEPYKHAFLKVAALTEILRADGHEITRLDLGGGLGIPYERSNEAPPLPFDYGRVISETVGHLGCEIEVEPGRLIAGNAGILVTSVIYRKEGEGRDFLILDAAMNDLIRPSMYDAHHDIVPVREPVPGADQAPVDLVGPVCESGDTFAKQRLMPPIGAGELVAFRSAGAYGAVMSSEYNSRPLIPEVLVNRDQFAVVRARPTFDEMISRDTIPEWMR, encoded by the coding sequence ATGGATCACTTCCTCTACCGCGACGGCATCCTCCACGCCGAAGACGTCTCCATACCGGAGGTCGCAGCCGCTGTCGGCACGCCATTCTACCTCTATTCCACCGCCACGCTGACCCGCCACTACCAGGTTGTCAGCGACGCACTGGAAGGCATGCCGCACCTCATCTGCTACGCAATGAAAGCCAATTCAAATCAGGCAGTTATCAAACTGTTGGGCGATCTTGGCGCCGGAATGGACGTCGTATCCGGCGGCGAATACCACCGCGCCCGCGCCGCCGGCATCCCCGGCGAAAAGATCGTTTTCTCTGGCGTTGGCAAAACGGTTGCGGAAATGGAACTCGCACTCACCGGCGGCATTCGCCAGTTCAATATCGAGAGCGAGCCGGAAATGCTAACCCTCTCAAAAGTCGCGCAAAAATTGGGCGTCACGGCTCCTATCACAATCCGCGTCAACCCGGACGTGGACGCCAAGACCCACGCCAAGATTGCCACCGGCAAGTCCGAGAACAAGTTCGGTATCCCCATTTCAAAGGCGCGGGAGGCCTATGCCCAGGCGAGCCAGCTTCCCGGCCTGAAAGTTGTCGGCATAGACGTCCACATCGGCTCCCAGCTTACGGATCTGGAACCTTACAAGCATGCCTTCCTCAAGGTCGCGGCGCTCACCGAAATCCTGCGTGCCGACGGTCACGAGATCACCCGGCTGGATCTTGGTGGCGGCCTCGGCATCCCTTATGAACGCAGCAACGAAGCCCCGCCTCTGCCGTTCGATTATGGCCGCGTCATCAGCGAAACGGTCGGCCACCTCGGTTGCGAAATCGAGGTCGAGCCGGGCCGTCTCATCGCAGGAAATGCAGGGATTCTCGTCACTTCCGTAATCTACCGCAAAGAGGGTGAGGGCCGAGACTTCCTCATTCTCGATGCGGCGATGAACGATCTCATTCGCCCGTCCATGTATGACGCGCATCACGATATTGTCCCTGTTCGAGAGCCAGTGCCAGGCGCCGATCAGGCACCGGTGGATCTCGTCGGTCCGGTCTGCGAAAGTGGCGACACTTTCGCCAAACAACGGCTGATGCCACCCATCGGCGCCGGAGAGCTCGTCGCTTTCCGCTCTGCCGGTGCTTACGGTGCCGTCATGTCGTCGGAGTACAATTCCCGGCCACTGATCCCTGAAGTTCTGGTAAATCGTGATCAATTCGCTGTGGTTCGCGCACGTCCGACCTTTGACGAAATGATTTCCCGCGATACCATACCCGAATGGATGCGCTAG